One window of Paenibacillus albicereus genomic DNA carries:
- the ald gene encoding alanine dehydrogenase translates to MKIGIPKEIKNNENRVALTPMGAAELIRAGHSVLIERGAGEESGFADAAYEAAGASIAPEAADVWGRSEMVMKVKEPLPVEYGHFRPGLLLFAYLHLAAEPELAEALRAAGVTAVAYETIRVNGALPLLAPMSEVAGRMAVQVGAQMLEKAYGGKGKLLSGVTGVKRGKVTVIGAGIAGTSSVQLAVGLGADVTVLDTNTNRLRELALLFGSRLQTLQSTTHNLAESVREADLVISTVLIPGGKAPKLVTEEMVRSMEKGSVIVDVAIDQGGSVETIDRITTHDDPVFEKHGVLHYAVANIPGAVPYTSTMALTNATLPFALQLASLGAADAIRASQPLREGVNTMGGHVTYEAVARDLGYAYKPVLELV, encoded by the coding sequence ATGAAAATCGGAATTCCAAAGGAAATCAAAAACAACGAGAACCGCGTCGCCCTCACCCCGATGGGAGCGGCCGAGCTGATCCGGGCCGGGCACAGCGTGCTGATCGAGCGCGGCGCAGGCGAGGAGAGCGGCTTTGCCGACGCGGCGTACGAGGCGGCAGGCGCGTCCATCGCGCCGGAGGCGGCGGACGTGTGGGGCAGGAGCGAGATGGTGATGAAGGTGAAGGAGCCGCTGCCCGTCGAATACGGCCACTTCCGCCCGGGCCTGCTGCTGTTCGCTTACCTGCATCTGGCCGCTGAGCCGGAGCTGGCCGAGGCGCTGCGAGCCGCGGGCGTGACGGCGGTCGCCTACGAGACGATCCGCGTGAACGGCGCGCTGCCGCTGCTCGCTCCGATGAGCGAGGTAGCCGGCCGCATGGCCGTGCAGGTCGGCGCCCAGATGCTGGAGAAGGCGTACGGCGGCAAGGGCAAGCTGCTGTCCGGCGTGACCGGCGTGAAGCGGGGCAAGGTGACAGTCATCGGCGCGGGCATCGCGGGCACGAGCTCGGTGCAGCTGGCGGTCGGGCTCGGAGCGGACGTGACCGTGCTCGATACGAACACGAACCGGCTGCGCGAGCTGGCGCTGCTGTTCGGCAGCCGCCTGCAGACGCTCCAGTCGACGACGCACAACCTGGCGGAGTCGGTGCGCGAGGCGGATCTCGTCATCTCGACGGTGCTCATCCCGGGCGGCAAGGCGCCGAAGCTCGTCACCGAGGAGATGGTGCGCTCGATGGAAAAGGGCTCCGTCATCGTCGACGTGGCGATCGACCAGGGCGGCAGCGTCGAGACGATCGACCGCATCACGACGCATGACGATCCGGTATTCGAAAAGCACGGCGTGCTGCACTATGCGGTCGCCAACATCCCCGGCGCCGTGCCGTACACGTCGACGATGGCGCTCACGAACGCGACGCTGCCGTTCGCGCTGCAGCTCGCCTCGCTCGGCGCGGCGGATGCGATCCGCGCTTCGCAGCCGCTCCGCGAGGGCGTCAATACGATGGGCGGCCATGTCACCTACGAAGCGGTCGCCCGCGACCTCGGCTACGCCTACAAGCCGGTGCTGGAGCTGGTGTAG
- a CDS encoding DUF948 domain-containing protein has translation MTLTGASAAIASLSLAALAWFGIQSLRKLRSTLDEVQQTVAELRGRIDPIAGEATALVRTANSTIREVKGRITTVDPLLDSAHDVGDVIHQVAESFKQAMAEKSSGSRPSAAPRAGRPLQGEAVSIRIGGPSAAPTPRVR, from the coding sequence ATGACTCTCACCGGAGCAAGCGCCGCGATCGCCTCCCTTTCCCTGGCCGCCCTCGCCTGGTTCGGCATCCAGTCGCTGCGCAAGCTCCGCTCGACGCTCGACGAGGTGCAGCAGACCGTCGCCGAGCTGCGGGGCCGCATCGACCCGATCGCCGGCGAAGCGACCGCCCTCGTCCGCACGGCGAACAGCACGATCCGCGAGGTCAAAGGCCGCATCACGACGGTCGATCCGCTGCTGGACAGCGCCCATGACGTGGGCGACGTCATCCATCAGGTCGCCGAGTCGTTCAAGCAGGCGATGGCCGAGAAGAGCAGCGGCTCCCGCCCAAGCGCCGCCCCGCGTGCGGGCCGCCCGCTGCAGGGTGAAGCCGTCTCGATCCGCATCGGCGGCCCATCGGCGGCCCCGACCCCGCGCGTCCGCTAG
- a CDS encoding GNAT family N-acetyltransferase encodes MKQLRRRLSRQELEEAAALADRIFREEGEPSMGTSFPRIFDPSIGLSLGIVEDGRLVSFIGFVPHQIRIGPALLSACALGSVCTDPDYRGQGHASVLLHEAFHRAERMEAALMLVSGTRSLYRRNGCYAFGSVRRYRIDGSPGRPQALPPNLRVRPMDVDDWFRLKALADAKPAGYLRSIPDFASELASEAVAAMYGFHHEVYVAEAGEQLLAYVVIAAGPIPPGSDLEPFVVEWGGKADRVLPLAREAMRQLGLSSLLLFASAHERRMMDLLEGHPYTSSHNQGTVRIMNLPLLWSQLQPYFAAIAAAAGGEIPDWTVERLAEDEHALVLDGRLIPLSARDWTLLLFDGPDAEPDDGPDAFVRQQAEERRLDSADPLPALAVAAAGGTAEAESAAAREAGGAVRGAGSARPDSSGSPRDAEAGRPAQAGSESGSARHLPLTDAEAGLLRSYFPLPFPYTAGLSYI; translated from the coding sequence ATGAAGCAGCTGCGCCGCCGCCTGAGCCGCCAAGAGCTCGAAGAAGCCGCCGCCCTCGCGGATCGCATCTTCCGCGAGGAGGGCGAGCCTTCGATGGGGACAAGCTTTCCCCGCATCTTCGATCCGTCGATCGGCTTGTCGCTCGGCATCGTCGAGGACGGGCGCCTCGTCTCGTTCATCGGGTTCGTCCCCCATCAGATCCGGATCGGTCCCGCGCTGCTGAGCGCCTGCGCGCTCGGCTCCGTCTGCACCGATCCTGACTACCGGGGACAGGGGCACGCGAGCGTGCTGCTTCACGAGGCCTTCCACCGAGCGGAGCGGATGGAGGCGGCGCTCATGCTCGTCTCCGGCACGCGCTCCCTCTACCGGCGCAACGGCTGCTACGCGTTCGGATCGGTACGCCGGTACCGCATCGACGGCTCGCCGGGCCGGCCGCAGGCGCTCCCGCCGAATCTGCGCGTCCGTCCGATGGACGTCGACGACTGGTTCCGGCTCAAGGCGCTTGCCGACGCCAAGCCGGCCGGCTACCTGCGGAGCATCCCCGACTTCGCGTCCGAGCTGGCGAGCGAGGCGGTCGCCGCCATGTACGGCTTCCATCACGAGGTGTACGTCGCCGAGGCCGGCGAGCAGCTGCTCGCCTACGTCGTCATCGCGGCGGGACCGATCCCCCCAGGCTCCGATCTGGAGCCGTTCGTCGTCGAATGGGGGGGCAAGGCCGACCGCGTCCTGCCTTTGGCGCGCGAAGCGATGCGGCAGCTGGGACTTTCCTCGCTGCTGCTGTTCGCCTCCGCCCATGAGCGCCGTATGATGGACCTGCTGGAGGGGCACCCTTACACCAGCAGCCATAACCAGGGCACCGTCCGCATCATGAACCTGCCGCTGCTCTGGAGCCAGCTGCAGCCTTATTTCGCCGCCATCGCGGCCGCAGCCGGGGGCGAGATTCCGGATTGGACGGTCGAGCGGCTGGCCGAGGACGAGCATGCGCTCGTGCTGGACGGCCGCCTCATCCCGCTGAGCGCACGCGACTGGACGCTGCTGCTGTTCGACGGTCCCGACGCCGAGCCGGACGACGGCCCGGACGCCTTTGTCCGGCAGCAGGCCGAGGAGCGCCGGCTCGACTCCGCCGATCCGCTGCCCGCTCTTGCCGTCGCGGCGGCGGGCGGGACGGCGGAGGCGGAGTCGGCCGCCGCGAGGGAGGCCGGCGGCGCGGTTCGCGGCGCAGGCTCCGCTCGGCCCGACAGCTCCGGCAGCCCTCGGGATGCCGAGGCCGGACGACCGGCCCAAGCCGGCTCCGAGAGCGGGTCCGCCCGCCACCTGCCTTTGACCGATGCGGAGGCCGGACTGCTGCGGAGCTACTTCCCCCTCCCGTTCCCCTATACGGCCGGGCTCAGCTATATTTGA
- a CDS encoding glycosyltransferase family 2 protein: MFKQQPILGIVVPCYNEEEVLELTVVELDAVLGGLEKEGLVSPESFILFVNDGSRDRTWPLIADLKERYRRVSGLNLAGNVGHQNALLGGLMTAKRHADCLVSIDADLQDDVRVIRDMVLRYREGCDIVYGVRSSRQRDTWFKRTTAEGFYKVMQGLGLRIVNNHADYRLMSRRALDELARFSEVNIFLRGMVPLLGFETGVVYYERLERAAGESKYPLKKMISFALEGITSLSVKPIRMVTAAGFAVFAVSIVMGIYGIVSNLMGRAVSGWSSLIVSLWFIGGVQLLSIGLIGEYIGKIYREVKRRPLYIVERELPPAVRSAEAREHEDPAEREGAPAAPAHALS; the protein is encoded by the coding sequence ATGTTCAAGCAGCAGCCGATACTCGGCATCGTCGTGCCGTGCTACAACGAGGAGGAAGTGCTGGAGCTTACCGTCGTCGAGCTGGACGCCGTCCTTGGCGGCCTGGAGAAGGAGGGGCTCGTGTCTCCCGAGAGCTTCATCCTGTTCGTCAATGACGGCAGCCGGGACCGCACCTGGCCGCTCATCGCCGACCTCAAGGAGCGCTACCGCCGCGTGTCCGGCCTCAATCTGGCCGGCAATGTCGGCCATCAGAACGCTTTGCTTGGCGGACTGATGACGGCCAAGCGCCATGCCGACTGCCTCGTCAGCATCGACGCCGACCTGCAGGACGACGTGCGCGTCATCCGCGACATGGTGCTGCGCTACCGCGAAGGCTGCGACATCGTCTACGGCGTGCGCAGCAGCCGGCAGCGCGATACCTGGTTCAAGCGCACGACGGCGGAGGGCTTCTACAAGGTGATGCAAGGCCTCGGCCTGCGCATCGTGAACAACCACGCCGACTACCGGCTCATGAGCCGCCGCGCGCTGGACGAGCTGGCCCGCTTCTCCGAGGTCAACATCTTCCTGCGCGGCATGGTGCCGCTGCTTGGCTTCGAGACCGGGGTCGTGTACTATGAGCGGTTGGAGCGGGCGGCGGGAGAGTCCAAATATCCGCTCAAAAAGATGATCAGCTTCGCGCTGGAGGGCATCACCTCGCTGTCGGTCAAGCCGATCCGGATGGTCACGGCGGCGGGCTTCGCCGTGTTCGCGGTCAGCATCGTCATGGGCATCTACGGCATCGTCTCCAATCTGATGGGACGAGCGGTCAGCGGCTGGTCGTCGCTCATCGTCTCGCTCTGGTTCATCGGCGGCGTGCAGCTGCTCTCGATCGGCCTGATCGGAGAGTATATCGGCAAGATTTACCGCGAGGTCAAGCGCCGCCCGCTCTATATCGTAGAGCGGGAGCTGCCTCCGGCCGTGCGCAGCGCCGAGGCCCGCGAGCATGAAGATCCAGCGGAGCGGGAAGGCGCGCCTGCCGCCCCTGCCCATGCTCTGTCCTAG
- the wsfD gene encoding glycan biosynthesis hexose transferase WsfD translates to MRERIKLEYAAAAAAIGILIGLLFASPFIGMADSGDFLRVLMTTGLDYNPAAVSYEDRFFGWANEVFAYEGIRGAYITSQLIPVYIARSIGWLYDQTLFNVRFLGAVYGALLVSAVFLIVRSGRRYSLSAAAMLAAGLLFVFLDIRYVAYFNSFFAEPVSLVFLLLTVASGLRLAHQDKPTTGAALFFFACVFMLATAKLQNTPIGIVLALYGLRLLPLRWDRAWKRCVLWGCSALFLLSALLYAFAPDGLKHINLYQTVFFGILNESPDVKGDLRDLGLPEKLAVNAGTNFFQTDAAIPQEAPEMKADFYDRMSHGKVMLFYVTHPQRLVGLLDRAAERGVHLKISYLGNYEKSEGKPALALSDRYSGWSRLKAEYMPRSLWFVALFYLLYAAGCAAEWLRARSRSGRMTAELMLLVAFVGAFSFVIPVVGDGLADIEKHLFLYNAASDMMLVAAAAWLVHRIAGLLRSRRGRSGYGTYRF, encoded by the coding sequence TTGAGAGAACGCATCAAGCTCGAATATGCCGCGGCCGCGGCCGCAATCGGCATTCTGATCGGACTGCTGTTCGCCTCGCCGTTCATCGGCATGGCGGACAGCGGCGATTTCCTGCGGGTGCTCATGACGACGGGGCTGGACTACAATCCGGCGGCCGTCAGCTACGAGGACCGGTTTTTCGGCTGGGCCAACGAGGTGTTCGCCTACGAGGGCATCCGCGGCGCCTACATCACCTCGCAGCTGATTCCGGTCTACATCGCCCGCTCGATCGGATGGCTGTACGACCAGACGCTGTTCAACGTGCGCTTCCTCGGCGCGGTCTACGGGGCGCTGCTCGTGTCCGCCGTGTTCCTGATCGTCCGTTCGGGCAGGCGGTACAGCCTGTCGGCGGCGGCCATGCTGGCGGCGGGGCTGCTGTTCGTCTTCCTCGACATCCGCTACGTCGCGTACTTCAACTCCTTCTTCGCCGAGCCGGTCTCGCTCGTGTTCCTGCTGCTGACCGTCGCTTCCGGCCTGCGGCTCGCCCACCAGGACAAGCCGACGACGGGAGCGGCGCTGTTCTTCTTCGCCTGCGTGTTCATGCTCGCTACGGCGAAGCTGCAGAATACGCCGATCGGCATCGTGCTCGCGCTGTACGGCCTGCGGCTGCTTCCGCTGCGATGGGACCGCGCCTGGAAGCGCTGCGTGCTGTGGGGCTGCTCGGCGCTGTTCCTGCTGTCCGCGCTGCTGTATGCGTTCGCGCCGGACGGGCTCAAGCACATCAACCTGTACCAGACCGTCTTCTTCGGCATCTTGAACGAATCGCCGGACGTGAAGGGCGACCTGCGCGATCTCGGCCTGCCGGAGAAGCTGGCGGTCAACGCCGGCACGAACTTCTTCCAGACGGATGCGGCCATTCCGCAGGAAGCGCCGGAGATGAAGGCGGATTTCTACGACCGGATGTCCCACGGCAAGGTGATGCTGTTCTACGTGACCCATCCGCAGCGGCTGGTCGGCCTGCTCGACCGGGCAGCGGAGCGCGGCGTGCATCTGAAGATCAGCTATCTCGGCAACTACGAAAAGAGCGAGGGCAAGCCGGCGCTCGCGCTCAGCGACCGCTACAGCGGATGGAGCCGGCTCAAGGCGGAGTATATGCCGCGTTCGCTTTGGTTCGTGGCGCTGTTCTACCTGCTCTACGCGGCCGGCTGCGCGGCCGAATGGCTGCGAGCCCGCAGCAGGTCGGGCCGCATGACGGCCGAGCTGATGCTGCTCGTCGCTTTTGTCGGCGCCTTCTCGTTCGTCATCCCCGTCGTCGGGGACGGGCTGGCCGACATCGAGAAGCATCTGTTCCTCTACAATGCGGCCTCCGACATGATGCTCGTCGCCGCAGCCGCATGGCTCGTCCATCGGATCGCCGGCCTGCTGCGCAGCCGGCGCGGCCGCAGCGGCTACGGGACGTACCGCTTCTAG
- a CDS encoding PucR family transcriptional regulator: MNVTDLQVRDILQRPLFAGARLAAGSRGIGRPVGWVHVIEIVRNAPFVRPHDLILTTGLWLKQPVQDRLDYVRQLIVQEAAGLILELGTSIDEVAVEVLDLAEEHGFPVIVFDRPVRFSDITQDIHGLILGRRRASQDQADRFARRLQQLTLQHSDIAAVLRLLHADTGRQTVFYSLLEPDRHHPPLAAEPGQRELAGLELRELELAGRFGDGRAPLLLPLELGGQLLLRPVLGYGQLLAAVGLVVEDSEEAELRSPYLEAAASAAAALTLRTQFGREHEARRQDRLIPELMEGKARSEEQARSLAGLAAGGAGAALALLLELEADDGEDRGDRLEGAARDLPVLLRTLLRKHGLRGSLHAESASLTRLLLLADGGGFPAAEQRLLGGARRVLEDALRYAGEQLGGMRLRAAGGKARAALLDAPAAFREAGEALEIARRVPELGAAVFYHELGAYQLLQAIPDTQLLGGYVQDHLGPILQLEKEARRQLLETLDMYLKCFGSKHETARRLFIHRQTLYNRMERLTELIGDPFREPHKRIGLEMALMAYKLRSGAGPSAR; encoded by the coding sequence ATGAACGTGACGGACTTGCAAGTACGGGACATCCTGCAGCGTCCCCTGTTCGCCGGCGCCAGGCTGGCGGCGGGCAGCCGAGGGATCGGCCGCCCGGTCGGATGGGTGCATGTGATCGAGATCGTGCGCAACGCGCCTTTTGTCCGCCCCCATGATCTTATTCTTACCACCGGGCTGTGGCTCAAACAGCCTGTCCAGGACCGGCTCGATTATGTCCGCCAGCTGATCGTGCAGGAAGCCGCCGGACTCATCCTCGAGCTCGGCACGAGCATCGACGAGGTGGCGGTGGAGGTGCTCGACCTGGCCGAAGAGCACGGCTTCCCCGTCATCGTCTTCGACCGGCCGGTCCGTTTCTCGGACATCACCCAGGATATCCACGGGCTCATCCTCGGCCGGCGGCGCGCGAGTCAGGACCAGGCCGACCGCTTCGCGCGGCGGCTGCAGCAGCTGACGCTGCAGCACAGCGACATCGCCGCCGTGCTGCGCTTGCTGCATGCCGACACCGGCCGGCAGACGGTGTTCTACTCGCTGCTGGAGCCGGACCGGCATCATCCGCCGCTCGCCGCCGAGCCGGGGCAGCGGGAGCTGGCTGGGCTCGAGCTGCGCGAGCTGGAGCTCGCCGGGCGCTTCGGCGACGGCCGCGCCCCGCTGCTGCTGCCGCTGGAGCTCGGCGGGCAGCTGCTGCTGCGCCCGGTGCTCGGCTACGGCCAGCTGCTCGCCGCCGTCGGGCTCGTCGTCGAGGATAGCGAGGAGGCCGAGCTGCGGTCTCCCTACCTGGAGGCCGCCGCCTCCGCCGCCGCCGCTCTGACGCTGCGCACGCAGTTCGGCCGCGAGCATGAGGCTCGCCGCCAGGACCGCCTCATCCCCGAGCTGATGGAGGGCAAGGCGCGCAGCGAGGAGCAGGCCCGCTCGCTCGCCGGACTGGCGGCCGGAGGCGCCGGCGCCGCGCTCGCGCTGCTGCTTGAGCTCGAGGCGGACGACGGCGAGGATCGCGGCGACCGGCTCGAGGGAGCGGCGCGCGACCTGCCGGTGCTGCTGCGCACGCTGCTGCGCAAGCATGGCCTGCGCGGCAGCCTGCATGCGGAGTCGGCCTCGCTGACGCGGCTGCTGCTGCTGGCGGACGGCGGGGGCTTCCCCGCCGCCGAGCAGCGGCTGCTCGGCGGCGCGCGCCGCGTGCTCGAGGACGCGCTGCGCTATGCCGGCGAGCAGCTCGGCGGCATGCGGCTGCGCGCCGCCGGCGGCAAAGCCCGCGCGGCGCTGCTCGACGCTCCCGCCGCGTTCCGCGAAGCCGGCGAGGCGCTGGAGATCGCCCGGCGCGTTCCCGAGCTGGGCGCGGCTGTCTTTTACCACGAGCTCGGCGCGTACCAGCTGCTGCAGGCGATTCCCGACACGCAGCTGCTGGGCGGCTACGTGCAGGACCATCTCGGCCCGATCCTGCAGCTGGAGAAGGAAGCTCGCCGGCAGCTGCTGGAGACGCTGGACATGTACCTCAAATGCTTCGGCTCCAAGCACGAGACGGCGCGCCGTCTGTTCATCCACCGCCAGACGCTCTACAACCGGATGGAACGGCTGACCGAGCTGATCGGCGATCCGTTCCGCGAGCCGCACAAGCGGATCGGCCTGGAGATGGCGCTCATGGCGTACAAGCTTCGGAGCGGCGCCGGTCCGTCCGCCCGCTGA
- a CDS encoding general stress protein — translation MTAPVVGIFRTEKDALRAVEELKAAGWSKEQLSVIRRTREEVCRVESKSGTNAPEGMVSGGLAGAVLGGAAGVLATAGLLFVPGIGPLLAAGPIATVLAGAAFGGSAGTLVGGLAGLGIPDHQAEQYRTLVEQDHVLVIATADTGNQALAERIVTACGSLEETAAGPAAAAEASATAGLRGEAAAPGSADRAVRLNRVREESAAAAGAASGAAAEDVRVLIGPRPDESTVDAPAPAQELIVPIAPTGE, via the coding sequence ATGACGGCACCAGTGGTAGGGATATTCCGGACGGAAAAGGACGCGCTTCGCGCGGTCGAGGAGCTCAAGGCGGCAGGCTGGAGCAAGGAGCAGCTGTCGGTCATCCGGCGGACCCGCGAAGAGGTATGCCGGGTAGAATCCAAGAGCGGTACGAACGCGCCGGAAGGCATGGTATCCGGGGGACTCGCCGGAGCCGTGCTCGGCGGCGCGGCGGGCGTGCTGGCGACGGCGGGCTTGCTGTTCGTGCCCGGCATCGGTCCGCTGCTCGCGGCGGGGCCGATCGCGACCGTGCTGGCGGGAGCGGCATTCGGCGGCAGCGCCGGCACGCTTGTCGGCGGCCTGGCCGGCCTCGGCATCCCGGATCATCAAGCGGAGCAGTACCGGACGCTCGTCGAGCAGGACCATGTGCTGGTCATCGCCACGGCAGACACGGGCAACCAGGCGCTGGCGGAACGGATCGTGACGGCCTGCGGCTCGCTGGAGGAGACGGCCGCCGGACCGGCGGCGGCTGCCGAGGCGAGCGCGACGGCAGGACTGCGCGGCGAAGCTGCGGCTCCCGGCTCGGCGGACCGCGCCGTTCGCCTGAACCGGGTGAGGGAGGAGTCCGCCGCTGCCGCCGGCGCGGCATCCGGCGCTGCGGCCGAGGACGTGCGGGTCCTCATCGGCCCTCGTCCGGACGAGAGCACGGTCGATGCGCCGGCTCCGGCGCAGGAGCTGATCGTCCCGATCGCTCCGACGGGGGAATAA
- the aspA gene encoding aspartate ammonia-lyase — translation MAYRLEHDFLGEKEVPESAYYGIQTLRAVENFPITGVPIHPELLVALAHVKKAAARANMDVHLLQTTIGEAIVKASEEVIEQQLLDQFIVDSIQGGAGTSINMNMNEVLANRALELLGRDKGDYFHCSPNNHVNMSQSTNDAIPTALRIAAHTLTQHLLEALQALQDGFLAKRDEFDDVIKMGRTHLQDAVPIRLGQEFGAYAAVLGRDIARIRSAAIHALTVNMGATAVGTGLNAKPEYISAVIAHLQEQTGLPIRAADDLVDATQNSDAYTELSAALKVCAVNLSKICNDIRLMASGPRVGLAELSLPPRQPGSSIMPGKVNPVMAEVVNQVAFQVMGNDHTLCMACEAGQFELNVMGPVIAFNLLQSLKILRNGVDVFLRHAVEGMQANRERCESYVANSFGIVTALNPHLGYEVAAQLVKEALATGLTIRELILERGLLTPEEMTEILNPYAMTSPGIAGEHLLEDAK, via the coding sequence ATGGCGTATCGACTCGAGCATGATTTTCTTGGAGAAAAAGAAGTCCCGGAGAGCGCCTATTACGGCATCCAGACGCTCCGTGCCGTCGAAAACTTCCCGATCACCGGCGTGCCGATCCATCCGGAGCTGCTCGTCGCGCTGGCCCATGTGAAAAAGGCCGCCGCCCGCGCCAACATGGACGTCCATCTGCTCCAGACGACGATCGGCGAAGCGATCGTGAAGGCGTCCGAAGAGGTGATCGAGCAGCAGCTGCTCGACCAGTTCATCGTCGACAGCATCCAGGGAGGCGCCGGAACGTCCATCAATATGAATATGAACGAGGTGCTGGCCAACAGGGCGCTTGAGCTGCTCGGCCGGGACAAAGGCGATTATTTCCATTGCAGCCCGAACAACCACGTCAATATGTCGCAGTCGACGAACGATGCGATCCCGACCGCGCTGCGCATCGCCGCGCATACGCTGACCCAGCATCTGCTCGAAGCGCTGCAGGCGCTGCAGGACGGCTTCCTCGCCAAGCGCGACGAGTTCGACGACGTCATCAAGATGGGCCGCACGCATCTGCAGGATGCCGTGCCGATCCGTCTCGGCCAGGAATTCGGCGCCTACGCCGCCGTGCTCGGCCGGGATATCGCCCGCATCCGCAGCGCGGCCATCCATGCGCTGACCGTCAACATGGGCGCCACGGCCGTCGGCACCGGGCTCAACGCCAAGCCGGAGTACATTTCCGCCGTCATCGCCCATCTGCAGGAGCAGACGGGGTTGCCGATCCGCGCCGCCGACGATCTCGTCGACGCCACGCAGAACAGCGACGCCTACACCGAGCTGTCGGCCGCCCTCAAGGTATGCGCGGTCAACCTGTCCAAAATCTGCAACGACATCCGCCTGATGGCGTCCGGTCCGCGCGTCGGACTGGCCGAGCTGTCGCTGCCGCCGCGCCAGCCGGGCTCGTCGATCATGCCGGGCAAGGTCAATCCCGTCATGGCCGAGGTCGTCAACCAGGTCGCGTTCCAGGTGATGGGCAACGACCATACGCTGTGCATGGCGTGCGAGGCCGGACAGTTCGAGCTCAACGTCATGGGGCCGGTCATCGCCTTCAACCTGCTGCAGTCGCTCAAGATTCTGCGCAACGGCGTCGACGTGTTCCTCCGCCATGCCGTCGAGGGCATGCAGGCGAACCGCGAGCGCTGCGAGAGCTATGTGGCGAACTCGTTCGGCATCGTGACCGCGCTCAACCCGCATCTCGGCTACGAGGTCGCGGCCCAGCTCGTCAAGGAGGCGCTCGCGACCGGCTTGACGATCCGCGAGCTCATCCTCGAGCGCGGCCTGCTCACGCCGGAGGAGATGACCGAAATTCTCAATCCGTATGCGATGACCTCGCCCGGCATCGCCGGCGAGCATCTGCTGGAGGACGCCAAGTAA